A portion of the Macadamia integrifolia cultivar HAES 741 unplaced genomic scaffold, SCU_Mint_v3 scaffold2585, whole genome shotgun sequence genome contains these proteins:
- the LOC122066785 gene encoding protein RALF-like 33, protein MAKMKTNYFSIKKLYYYLILLLLETHFLICNSVQVLGSNSFVNTDLNLIPKRVCSGTIIECLSATETEMEMEMEMDSGSNRRILAMQKRYISYDTLKKDMIPCARPGSSYYNCPATGQGNPYSRGCEVITRCARDTHQRR, encoded by the coding sequence ATGGCCAAAATGAAGACCAATTATTTCTCCATCAAGAAGCTCTACTACTACTTGATCTTACTTCTTCTGGAGACCCATTTCTTGATTTGCAATTCTGTTCAAGTTTTAGGATCCAATTCGTTCGTGAACACAGATTTGAATTTAATACCGAAGAGGGTTTGTTCAGGAACGATCATCGAATGCTTGTCTGCAACAGAGACAGAGATGgaaatggagatggagatggactCAGGTTCCAATAGACGAATTCTAGCGATGCAGAAGAGGTATATAAGCTATGATACCCTAAAGAAGGACATGATTCCTTGCGCAAGACCTGGTTCTTCCTACTACAACTGCCCTGCAACTGGACAGGGAAATCCCTACTCCAGAGGATGTGAAGTCATCACACGCTGTGCCAGAGACACTCATCAGAGGCGCTGA